The following is a genomic window from candidate division WOR-3 bacterium.
AAAAGAAACCAACGGCGTATAACAGCGTGTTTGCGATTCGCTCACCAAAATGCCTTCGGCACTTCGCAAACACGCAGAACGTTAGGCGAAATGTAAGAATATTTGATGGTGCATGGAATATGGAAATTGATGAATTGAACAAAATGATAAAGGGATGTAAGAAATGTAGATTATCTGTAACCAGAATGAATGCTATGTGTGGCGAAGGAAATTTGAATGCTAAAATTATGTTAATTGCTCAGGCACCAGGAGAAAAAGAGGATAGAGAAGGAAAAATGTTTGTCGGTCCTTCAGGGAAAGTATTAGACGAATTACTAAATAAAGCAGGAATTAAAAGGCATGAAATTTATATGACAAATCTAATTAAATGTATGCTTCCCAAATACAGAAGGCCCAAACAGGATGAAATTAAAACCTGCAGTTATTATTTGAATGAAGAGATTAAATTGATAAATTCAAAGATATTAGCTCCCTTAGGTTATTATGCCACCTGTTACATTTTTCAAAGATATGGCATTTTGTCACCTTCAAAAGCAGAGTTTTCTTCAATTTATGGGAGACTTTTTTTAGCTAAAGATAAAAAGATACTGCCTCTGCCTCATCCTGCAACTCTTCTTTATAATCCTGACTTTAAGGAAGATTTAATAAAAAATTACAGAAAATTGCAGGTGTTACTTAAGGATTGCAAATGGTATCTGGTGTGTCCAATGAAAAGATTTTATGAGGAAGGAAAGTTAGATAAGAAGTGGATAGAATTGTACTGTAAGGGAGATTGGGGAAACTGTGTTCGTTATCGAATGGAGGAAGAAGGCAGGTTTCATCCAGACTGGATGCTTCCTGATGGAACTTTAGATGAAAGATTGCAGAAGGAGGTAAAATATGAAGGTTACCATTATTTATGATAATACAAGCGCAAGGTCTGATTTGCAAGCTGATTGGGGATTTTCAGCATTTATCCGGGTTAAAGAAAGAGATATTCTTTTTGACACTGGAGCAAATGGGGATATTTTACTTTCCAATATGAAAAATCTTAAAGTCAACCCAAAAGAAATTGAAGATGTTTTCATTTCTCATCCTCACTGGGACCATACAGGTGGTTTATCTTCCTTTCTTCGAATGAACAATAAAGTGAAACTCTGGATCCCTTCTTATTTCCCCGAAGCAAGGAATGCAAGGGAAGTTATTAAAGTGAAAAAACCCACAAAACTTTATGAAGGAATCTACTCTACAGGTGAACTTGATGGGATAGAACAATCCCTCTGCGTTGAGACAGAGAAAGGTATTGTAATCATAGTAGGATGCTCGCACCCAAGAATGGAGCACATCCTTAAAAAAGCTTCTCAATTTGGTAAGGTTTACTGTATTATAGGAGGATTGCACGGAACTAAGCCTGAATCCTTAAAGGACTTAGATTTGATTTGTTCGACCCATTGTACTCAATATAAATCAGAGATAAAATCTCTTTACCCTGAAAAATATATTGAGGGGGGAGCAGGAAAAACAATTGAGATTAAATAAAATGCATCATTTTGCACTTCGCCTAACAGCGGATAAAAGGCTCACTCCGTTCGCCCAAATTTGCCCTATCGGGCAAACTTCTTTTATCCCCAGAACGTTATGAAATGTCCAAGCCCTTTCATAAAAAATTGCAATAGGAGGTGATAAGTATGGCATTTAAAGTACTGTTCCTCGCCCATGCTCCTGATGCAGAGGCAGAGGAGCATAGATGTCTTATTGAAACGCCCAAGTACTATAAGCTTTTTGTAGTAGTGGTTAAAGATCAGAAGCAAGCAATTAAAGTATGCAAAAAGATTGTCAAAGAGGAAGGCATTCAGTCGATCCTTCTCTGTCCAGGATTTACACATAGAGATATTGCGGAGATATCAGAAGCGGTTGGTGAGAATGTCGGAGTTTTCGTAGCCAGAGGAGATGGTCCGAGTAACAGGAATTCAATGGAAGTGATGAGAAGAGAAGGCTGGTTTTCAGAAAAAGGGAGAGAATAAAATTCTCTGCTTTCTTGTTTACTTCAAGATCAAGATCGAACAAAACGATATAAATTTAATCGATGGCTATGTTGGTCAGGGATATGCAATTCCATATCAAGAAGAGGTGGAGATAATAAAAAGGGTCGCGAAGATCGGTATTATCCTTGAACCGGTGTATACAGGTAAAACCTTCTATGGTATGCTCCAGCAGCTGAAAGTGAAGAAATACAAAAAAGTTATTTTCATCCATACCGGCGGCCTCTTCAGTATATTCGCATTTAATAAAACACTGTTCTCGTCCAGAAATTAACATTTCCGCCTGGCGATAACGCCAATTGACAAAAATTACATAATTAGTATAATACTCCAGCTTGTTCTTTAAAAATTGCGACGATAATCAAACCCGGTGTTGTCCACTTTGGAGGGGGAGAGTGTGGGAAATAAGATAAAAATATGATGAGACAAAACTTTTTCTTAACGTTGATTTTTATTTCTTCGATTACTATGCTATATGCCACATCCACTATGCGTTGCTTCTGGCATGCCGCTTATTTTGACGCGGAATTCATTGGCAACTATGGTTCAGGAATGGAGACAATGTATCGCAATGATGTCGTCGCCCGTGCACATGTTGTTATGCAACTGGATAGCATATTTCGTGATCTCCGGCAAAAGGGAAAATTGCCACCTTTTAAGCGATGGATTTTGCTTGATCATTATTATGTATCCTACGATTATGTAGACGGCAAGAGGCTGCCGTGCAAGATCAGGATCCAGCACGATACAGTGTATATGTGTATGATCGATTCCGTATCGCTCAATCAGGCAATGAGACAATTGTGGAATATCCCGGATGTGATTGTTAGTCCTCACAAAGAATCAGGTATGTGGTTGTATTCCCTGCATATTAAAACGACTAAAAGCCGATGGCATGCACGAAATTATCCTGATACACTGGATGAATATCCTCGCGACCGAGATATGCTCTGGCTCTTTTGTGAGAATGCGTATGGTTATTCGCATTGTTTCTACCAGCATGAAACTGATGGATTTTTTCACCAATACACCGGTCTGTATCTGACAACCGCAAATGTCCTGCAAGCACAAGAATTGATACGAGAACACTACGGAATTAATACTTCCATAACCAGCCAGTACGTCACTCCAGCGATCTTGCGTAAGTATGTGTGGTATTAAGAAAATAGGTGATCCTACTACCTGATAGTTGAATTGACTCCTCTCCACTTTTTTCGTTTTTATTTAAAGACCCTTCTTTCTCTGTCATTCTGAGTGAAACGAAGAATCTTTATCAGTCATTAGTCATTGAGATTCTTCAGTCGTCTGCTTGGGGCAGACTCCTTCAGAATGACAAAAGAGCGGGTAAAGGATGAAAAAAAGTGGAGAGGAGTCAGATAGTTGAACTATTGACAGAATAGAATT
Proteins encoded in this region:
- a CDS encoding uracil-DNA glycosylase, producing the protein MEIDELNKMIKGCKKCRLSVTRMNAMCGEGNLNAKIMLIAQAPGEKEDREGKMFVGPSGKVLDELLNKAGIKRHEIYMTNLIKCMLPKYRRPKQDEIKTCSYYLNEEIKLINSKILAPLGYYATCYIFQRYGILSPSKAEFSSIYGRLFLAKDKKILPLPHPATLLYNPDFKEDLIKNYRKLQVLLKDCKWYLVCPMKRFYEEGKLDKKWIELYCKGDWGNCVRYRMEEEGRFHPDWMLPDGTLDERLQKEVKYEGYHYL
- a CDS encoding MBL fold metallo-hydrolase, which encodes MKVTIIYDNTSARSDLQADWGFSAFIRVKERDILFDTGANGDILLSNMKNLKVNPKEIEDVFISHPHWDHTGGLSSFLRMNNKVKLWIPSYFPEARNAREVIKVKKPTKLYEGIYSTGELDGIEQSLCVETEKGIVIIVGCSHPRMEHILKKASQFGKVYCIIGGLHGTKPESLKDLDLICSTHCTQYKSEIKSLYPEKYIEGGAGKTIEIK
- a CDS encoding pyridoxal-phosphate dependent enzyme, with product MLCFLVYFKIKIEQNDINLIDGYVGQGYAIPYQEEVEIIKRVAKIGIILEPVYTGKTFYGMLQQLKVKKYKKVIFIHTGGLFSIFAFNKTLFSSRN